In Canis lupus dingo isolate Sandy chromosome 1, ASM325472v2, whole genome shotgun sequence, a single genomic region encodes these proteins:
- the BCL2 gene encoding apoptosis regulator Bcl-2 isoform X2: MAHAGRTGYDNREIVMKYIHYKLSQRGYEWDAGEAGAAPPGAAPAPGISASQPGRAPAPARTSPPPPPAAPAAAAAAAAAGPAPSPVPPVVHLTLRQAGDDFSRRYRRDFAEMSSQLHLTPFTARGRFATVVEELFRDGVNWGRIVAFFEFGGVMCVESVNREMSPLVDNIALWMTEYLNRHLHTWIQDNGGWSPHPLMVSSAEKTCVYSVYIKHRSIDSHLWILSCSDFSCSDRCL, from the exons ATGGCGCACGCTGGGCGAACAGGGTACGATAACCGGGAGATAGTGATGAAGTACATCCACTACAAGCTGTCGCAGAGGGGCTACGAGTGGGACGCGGGAGAGGCGGGCGCCGCGCCCCCGGGGGCCGCCCCCGCGCCGGGCATCTCCGCCTCGCAGCCcggccgcgcccccgcgcccgccagGACctcgccgcccccgccccccgccgcccccgccgccgccgccgccgccgccgccgcgggcccCGCGCCCAGCCCCGTGCCACCTGTGGTCCACCTGACCCTGCGCCAGGCCGGCGACGACTTCTCCCGCCGCTACCGCCGCGACTTCGCCGAGATGTCCAGCCAGCTGCACCTGACGCCCTTCACCGCGAGGGGACGCTTTGCCACGGTGGTGGAGGAGCTCTTCAGGGATGGGGTGAACTGGGGGAGGATCGTGGCCTTCTTTGAGTTCGGTGGGGTCATGTGTGTGGAGAGCGTCAACCGGGAGATGTCGCCCCTGGTGGACAACATCGCCCTGTGGATGACTGAGTACCTGAACCGGCATCTGCACACCTGGATCCAGGACAACGGAGGCTGG AGTCCACATCCTTTGATGGTCTCCTCTGCTGAAAAAACTTGCGTCTACAGTGTCTATATAAAGCATAGAAGCATTGATTCTCATCTGTGGATTCTCTCATGCTCTGACTTTAGTTGTAGTGATCGATGCCTGTAG
- the BCL2 gene encoding apoptosis regulator Bcl-2 isoform X4, with protein sequence MAHAGRTGYDNREIVMKYIHYKLSQRGYEWDAGEAGAAPPGAAPAPGISASQPGRAPAPARTSPPPPPAAPAAAAAAAAAGPAPSPVPPVVHLTLRQAGDDFSRRYRRDFAEMSSQLHLTPFTARGRFATVVEELFRDGVNWGRIVAFFEFGGVMCVESVNREMSPLVDNIALWMTEYLNRHLHTWIQDNGGWTYT encoded by the coding sequence ATGGCGCACGCTGGGCGAACAGGGTACGATAACCGGGAGATAGTGATGAAGTACATCCACTACAAGCTGTCGCAGAGGGGCTACGAGTGGGACGCGGGAGAGGCGGGCGCCGCGCCCCCGGGGGCCGCCCCCGCGCCGGGCATCTCCGCCTCGCAGCCcggccgcgcccccgcgcccgccagGACctcgccgcccccgccccccgccgcccccgccgccgccgccgccgccgccgccgcgggcccCGCGCCCAGCCCCGTGCCACCTGTGGTCCACCTGACCCTGCGCCAGGCCGGCGACGACTTCTCCCGCCGCTACCGCCGCGACTTCGCCGAGATGTCCAGCCAGCTGCACCTGACGCCCTTCACCGCGAGGGGACGCTTTGCCACGGTGGTGGAGGAGCTCTTCAGGGATGGGGTGAACTGGGGGAGGATCGTGGCCTTCTTTGAGTTCGGTGGGGTCATGTGTGTGGAGAGCGTCAACCGGGAGATGTCGCCCCTGGTGGACAACATCGCCCTGTGGATGACTGAGTACCTGAACCGGCATCTGCACACCTGGATCCAGGACAACGGAGGCTGG
- the BCL2 gene encoding apoptosis regulator Bcl-2 isoform X5 yields MAHAGRTGYDNREIVMKYIHYKLSQRGYEWDAGEAGAAPPGAAPAPGISASQPGRAPAPARTSPPPPPAAPAAAAAAAAAGPAPSPVPPVVHLTLRQAGDDFSRRYRRDFAEMSSQLHLTPFTARGRFATVVEELFRDGVNWGRIVAFFEFGGVMCVESVNREMSPLVDNIALWMTEYLNRHLHTWIQDNGGWAH; encoded by the coding sequence ATGGCGCACGCTGGGCGAACAGGGTACGATAACCGGGAGATAGTGATGAAGTACATCCACTACAAGCTGTCGCAGAGGGGCTACGAGTGGGACGCGGGAGAGGCGGGCGCCGCGCCCCCGGGGGCCGCCCCCGCGCCGGGCATCTCCGCCTCGCAGCCcggccgcgcccccgcgcccgccagGACctcgccgcccccgccccccgccgcccccgccgccgccgccgccgccgccgccgcgggcccCGCGCCCAGCCCCGTGCCACCTGTGGTCCACCTGACCCTGCGCCAGGCCGGCGACGACTTCTCCCGCCGCTACCGCCGCGACTTCGCCGAGATGTCCAGCCAGCTGCACCTGACGCCCTTCACCGCGAGGGGACGCTTTGCCACGGTGGTGGAGGAGCTCTTCAGGGATGGGGTGAACTGGGGGAGGATCGTGGCCTTCTTTGAGTTCGGTGGGGTCATGTGTGTGGAGAGCGTCAACCGGGAGATGTCGCCCCTGGTGGACAACATCGCCCTGTGGATGACTGAGTACCTGAACCGGCATCTGCACACCTGGATCCAGGACAACGGAGGCTGG